One Aquarana catesbeiana isolate 2022-GZ linkage group LG06, ASM4218655v1, whole genome shotgun sequence genomic region harbors:
- the CTLA4 gene encoding cytotoxic T-lymphocyte protein 4 gives MLMNIKTNFLIKILHNWITMFAPIFIGISWFYISTSEGAEVSQPAVVVANRHGEATLDCGYEAKGMEEEIRFSLLKKIGNQLSEVCVLSFSTAYKPDTSGNTFQCLGIPGPRNVIFNISGLQVEDTGLYFCKLEVMYPPPYRITEGNAMFIYVSDLRSQCAQSMEPVESKSFDLAFLIIILVMLVYSLLVTSVLICKRRKRRWDTGHYGQVLQSNNKNYHPYYIKM, from the exons ATGCTGATGAATATTAAAACAAATTTTCTCATAAAAATTTTACACAACTGGATCACAATGTTTGCTCCCATATTCATTGGAATCAGCTGGTTTTATATCAGTACATCAGAAG GTGCTGAAGTTTCCCAGCCAGCTGTGGTCGTGGCTAACAGACATGGAGAAGCCACATTAGACTGTGGCTACGAAGCAAAGGGAATGGAGGAGGAGATACGTTTCAGCCTCTTGAAGAAAATAGGCAATCAGTTATCAGAAGTTTGTGTTCTGTCTTTTTCCACTGCCTACAAACCAGACACTAGTGGCAATACCTTCCAATGTTTAGGAATTCCAGGTCCACGTAATGTGATTTTTAACATATCAGGGCTGCAGGTGGAGGACACTGGACTGTATTTCTGCAAGCTTGAAGTCATGTATCCTCCTCCCTACCGTATTACAGAAGGCAATGCAATGTTTATTTATGTCAGTG ATCTGAGATCGCAATGTGCTCAATCAATGGAACCAGTTGAATCAAAGTCCTTCGATTTGGCCTTCCTCATCATTATTCTGGTTATGTTAGTCTACAGTTTATTGGTCACAAGTGTTTTAATATGCAAG CGAAGGAAAAGGAGATGGGATACAGGCCACTATGGGCAGGTACTCCAATCAAATAACAAGAATTACCATCCTTATTATATTAAAATGTGA